One part of the Clostridia bacterium genome encodes these proteins:
- a CDS encoding DUF4358 domain-containing protein, translated as MNEQNNKSEFDLEEERFQQFLRERYSNLSTVEKEPEEPETVAEVAPEAPTTAEDSDKEIKVLRDLFPDMSPLKAVKNKSLVTRIKTFFKTVTEQENIKRIFSLAVPGLLVLLLLFNIVMPSKDVSEKENRALAQFPVTNGSTIVSGQFMKDFESYISDQFVFRNHFVASKRRYETLSGKEENRNILFGKDGYLIENSSAHSEVNLNSNMQAINALAQVDRYNVKVAIVPTAYEIHRDKLPRFAYTNAYEKLQNRLQKGLQKGIAIADTAPALKKHSDEYLYYRSDHHQTALGSFYTYTALAKTLGFEPYPITDFTVEEMATDFCGTCYSTSGFARTENDTIYKYSLAIPPKYKVSFPLDKQEMDSLYNEKMLKGRDKYAFYLDGNHAITQIKSDAVENRRLAIIKDSYAHSIVPFLANHYSDIYMIDLRYYNEDVFKYLYDNNIKDVLILYNHNTFMTDNNLAKISEFKKTSAFAGTVPDVSYGVVPELKKVDASYFDDAVFVGDSLTIGIQNFSGFNSEFLCMGGLNTKNLDSAVLPSGKTTLQSIFAREQMGKIYIMLGTNEIAYDEMESYLERYSAFIDKIREKFPNTIVYIESIMPVTKHYSESTSIKNDKIPLYNEQLLKMAKEKQCYYVDVHSYYKGDDGYLPDNIGSDGVHLGPEKYREFAEYLQKHAVPEKGVVKLKDGKNKTFAGGKADTDGIAKKILKKAKPKDTLAKVSDSIVISSYKIDPKKIASASMYLGGGATAEEIAVFELKDKKYAKQLEKLIQERIERRKLDFKNYIPEEMPKLNSPVIEQKGKVIAVCIADNITGKDVLSCMK; from the coding sequence ATGAACGAACAAAACAACAAAAGTGAATTCGATCTGGAGGAAGAACGCTTCCAACAGTTTCTCAGGGAAAGATACAGCAATTTAAGCACCGTTGAAAAAGAGCCTGAAGAGCCTGAAACGGTGGCAGAAGTTGCACCCGAAGCACCGACAACTGCAGAGGACAGCGACAAAGAAATTAAGGTTTTGCGGGATTTGTTCCCGGACATGTCGCCTTTAAAGGCGGTTAAAAACAAGAGCCTTGTGACCCGCATCAAAACCTTCTTTAAAACCGTAACCGAGCAGGAAAACATTAAGAGAATTTTCTCTCTGGCAGTACCAGGACTATTGGTGCTTCTGTTGCTGTTTAACATTGTGATGCCCTCTAAAGACGTTTCGGAAAAGGAAAACCGCGCGCTTGCACAGTTCCCCGTGACAAACGGCAGTACCATTGTAAGCGGTCAGTTTATGAAGGATTTCGAAAGCTACATTTCAGACCAGTTTGTGTTCCGAAATCATTTTGTAGCATCTAAAAGACGGTACGAAACCTTAAGCGGTAAGGAAGAAAACCGAAACATTTTATTCGGAAAAGACGGCTATCTGATTGAAAATTCTTCGGCACATTCGGAAGTGAATTTAAATTCCAATATGCAAGCCATCAACGCGTTGGCACAGGTGGACCGCTACAATGTAAAGGTTGCGATTGTACCCACCGCGTACGAAATTCACCGGGACAAATTACCGCGGTTTGCGTATACAAACGCGTATGAAAAGCTTCAAAACCGTTTGCAGAAGGGCTTGCAAAAGGGTATAGCAATCGCGGATACCGCACCTGCCTTAAAAAAGCACAGCGATGAATACTTATATTATCGGAGCGACCATCACCAGACGGCACTGGGCAGCTTTTACACCTACACGGCTCTTGCAAAGACCTTAGGGTTTGAGCCGTATCCCATAACCGACTTTACGGTGGAAGAAATGGCAACCGATTTTTGCGGTACCTGCTACTCTACATCGGGGTTTGCACGCACCGAAAACGATACCATTTACAAATACAGCTTGGCCATTCCGCCCAAGTACAAGGTAAGCTTTCCTCTGGATAAGCAGGAAATGGATTCTTTGTACAACGAAAAAATGTTAAAGGGCAGAGACAAGTATGCATTTTATTTGGACGGCAACCATGCCATTACCCAAATCAAATCGGATGCGGTGGAAAACAGACGGCTTGCCATCATCAAGGATTCGTATGCCCACTCCATTGTGCCTTTTCTGGCAAACCACTACAGCGATATTTACATGATTGACCTGCGGTATTATAATGAGGACGTGTTTAAATACCTGTATGACAACAACATCAAAGATGTCCTGATTCTATATAACCACAACACCTTCATGACCGACAACAATCTTGCAAAAATAAGCGAATTTAAGAAAACCTCTGCCTTTGCAGGGACTGTACCGGATGTGAGCTACGGGGTTGTGCCTGAGTTGAAAAAGGTAGATGCTTCTTACTTTGACGATGCGGTATTTGTAGGTGATTCGCTGACCATCGGCATTCAAAATTTCTCGGGCTTTAATTCGGAATTTTTATGCATGGGCGGTCTGAATACCAAAAATCTCGACAGTGCTGTTCTGCCCTCGGGCAAAACTACATTGCAGTCCATTTTCGCCAGAGAGCAGATGGGTAAAATCTATATTATGCTTGGCACAAACGAAATCGCCTATGACGAAATGGAAAGCTACTTAGAACGGTATTCGGCTTTTATTGACAAAATTCGCGAAAAATTCCCCAACACCATTGTGTATATTGAGTCCATTATGCCGGTTACAAAGCATTATTCCGAGTCCACCAGCATCAAAAACGACAAGATTCCGCTATACAATGAACAGCTTTTGAAAATGGCAAAGGAAAAGCAATGCTATTATGTGGATGTGCATTCTTACTACAAAGGGGATGACGGATATCTGCCCGACAACATCGGCAGCGACGGTGTACATCTCGGACCTGAAAAATACAGAGAGTTTGCCGAGTATCTGCAAAAGCATGCGGTACCCGAAAAGGGTGTTGTAAAGCTCAAAGACGGCAAAAATAAAACCTTTGCGGGCGGTAAGGCGGACACCGACGGCATTGCCAAAAAAATTCTGAAAAAAGCAAAGCCGAAGGATACCTTAGCAAAGGTTTCGGACAGCATTGTGATTTCTTCTTATAAGATAGACCCCAAAAAGATTGCAAGCGCTTCCATGTATTTAGGCGGCGGCGCGACCGCAGAAGAAATTGCCGTATTTGAACTGAAAGACAAAAAGTA
- a CDS encoding MBOAT family protein, whose amino-acid sequence MVFSSLLFLFYFLAPVILLYALVPKKHKNLLLFIVSLLFYAWGEPRYIFLMLFSAVFNYLFGFIINKNKSKIALAVNIVVNIGLLVVFKYSDFFISTVNAVIRTNFPLLQLALPIGISFYTFQALSYCIDVYRGKTKVQKHFVSFGLYLAFFPQLIAGPIVRYDDIANQLHNHPQKVNMFAEGVQRFCVGLGKKVLIANNLGQLWELTAATTGRSMLCAWLGIIAYTMQIYYDFSGYSDMAIGLGKMFGFELCENFNYPYTAKSITDFWRRWHISLSSWFKEYVYIPLGGSHIEASRYEKTTRIGSISLTPDKKAQLRKDFNIFVVWMLTGLWHGASFNFVAWGIYYGVLLIVEKKFLKKKLEKLPSVLQTIYTMLIVMIGWVLFANLDFGVAFAYIGSMLNITNIGFTDSIFWFRFFSYWLVLIAAILGCTPKTKEFFLMLTKYKLYWLRPVLSFVVLVVCIAYLVDSTYNPFLYFRF is encoded by the coding sequence ATGGTATTTTCAAGCTTACTGTTTTTGTTTTATTTTCTGGCACCGGTCATTTTGTTATATGCCCTGGTTCCGAAAAAGCACAAAAATCTTTTGCTTTTTATTGTCAGCCTGCTGTTTTATGCCTGGGGCGAGCCGAGATATATTTTTTTAATGCTGTTTTCGGCAGTATTTAACTATCTGTTCGGCTTTATCATCAACAAAAACAAGAGTAAAATCGCTCTTGCGGTAAATATTGTGGTCAACATCGGCCTGCTGGTGGTGTTTAAGTACAGCGATTTCTTTATTTCTACCGTAAATGCAGTGATTCGTACAAACTTTCCGCTCCTGCAGCTGGCGCTTCCCATCGGTATTTCCTTTTACACCTTCCAGGCGCTTTCCTATTGCATAGATGTGTATCGGGGCAAAACCAAGGTGCAAAAGCATTTTGTATCCTTCGGGCTGTATCTGGCTTTCTTCCCGCAGCTGATTGCAGGACCCATTGTGCGGTATGACGATATTGCAAACCAGTTACATAACCATCCGCAAAAAGTAAATATGTTTGCAGAGGGTGTTCAGCGGTTTTGCGTGGGGCTTGGCAAAAAGGTACTGATTGCCAACAACTTAGGTCAGCTCTGGGAACTGACGGCGGCAACCACCGGTCGCTCCATGCTTTGTGCGTGGCTTGGTATTATTGCGTATACCATGCAGATTTACTATGACTTTTCGGGCTATTCGGATATGGCAATCGGGTTGGGTAAAATGTTCGGCTTTGAATTATGCGAGAACTTCAATTATCCCTACACCGCAAAAAGCATTACTGATTTCTGGAGAAGATGGCACATAAGCTTAAGCAGCTGGTTTAAGGAATATGTATATATTCCCTTAGGCGGTAGTCATATCGAGGCTTCCCGCTATGAAAAAACCACCCGTATCGGCTCAATTTCGCTGACACCCGATAAAAAGGCACAGCTCCGCAAGGATTTTAATATTTTTGTGGTGTGGATGCTGACAGGACTATGGCACGGGGCAAGCTTTAACTTTGTTGCCTGGGGTATTTATTACGGTGTTTTACTGATTGTAGAAAAGAAATTCTTAAAGAAAAAACTGGAAAAACTGCCGTCTGTTTTGCAGACGATTTACACCATGCTGATTGTCATGATTGGCTGGGTACTGTTTGCAAATCTTGATTTTGGCGTGGCATTTGCTTATATCGGTTCTATGCTTAACATTACAAATATCGGCTTTACCGACAGTATATTCTGGTTCCGCTTCTTCTCGTACTGGCTGGTGCTGATTGCCGCCATCTTAGGCTGTACGCCAAAGACAAAGGAATTCTTTTTGATGCTGACCAAATACAAGCTGTACTGGCTTCGTCCGGTGCTTTCGTTTGTGGTACTGGTTGTGTGCATTGCCTATTTGGTAGACAGCACATACAATCCGTTCCTGTATTTCAGATTCTGA